In one Triplophysa rosa linkage group LG13, Trosa_1v2, whole genome shotgun sequence genomic region, the following are encoded:
- the LOC130564273 gene encoding polyadenylate-binding protein 1-like — MTSFIGGNCGAGVPRDQIASLFVGDLHPEVSEFLLHQTFSPFGPIQSVRVCRDRVTWRSLRYGYVNFVNVADAESATDTLMCQDLLGRPMRIMFSQRDSTLRTTGVGNIYIKGLASSIDGARLHDTFSRFGKILSCKVVCDANGSKGYGFVHFATFEAAEEAIKALDGMLLDDQLVSICHFKTFEERQVEPKVMAQDSGRHYPGVSLYVSNLPYSFSEQQLSRAFSPFGSIISAKLYECQVRDRIQLQGNRSLLRQKAKTTTKQEFDNHWGGQAKETVHGEGTADSSARPQRERWLWEGGGGGEGLGRPGESSGDQPRKPWHGLPHDGERRHHLGRVEPTTGETNPLGQRQTHFGRYADHPGTPEPTRGKKLTRQAEWWVTGTEYVTGPPLTPEGREEILGYSTDHSTDQSTGA, encoded by the exons ATGACGTCGTTCATCGGAGGAAATTGTGGAGCTGGTGTACCGAGGGATCAGATCGCCTCGCTGTTCGTGGGGGATCTTCATCCAGAAGTGTCCGAGTTCCTCCTCCATCAGACGTTCAGCCCGTTCGGTCCGATCCAGTCCGTGCGGGTCTGCAGAGACAGGGTGACTTGGCGCTCCCTGCGGTATGGTTATGTTAACTTTGTTAACGTCGCCGATG CTGAGAGTGCCACGGACACCCTAATGTGTCAGGATCTTCTGGGCAGACCCATGCGAATCATGTTCTCCCAGCGTGATTCCACTCTGAGGACGACTGGGGTGGGGAACATCTACATCAAGGGTCTGGCCAGCAGCATCGATGGTGCCCGCCTTCATGACACCTTCTCGCGTTTTGGGAAGATCCTGTCGTGCAAG GTGGTCTGTGATGCAAATGGATCCAAAGGTTATGGATTCGTCCACTTTGCCACCTTCGAAGCGGCAGAGGAGGCCATCAAAGCGCTTGATGGCATGCTGTTGGACGACCAGCTAGT gtccattTGCCACTTTAAAACCTTTGAGGAGCGTCAGGTTGAGCCAAAGGTTATGGCTCAGGACAGCGGGAGGCACTACCCG GGGGTGAGTCTGTACGTGTCTAATCTGCCCTATAGCTTCAGTGAGCAGCAGCTGTCCAGAGCGTTCTCACCCTTCGGAAGCATCATCAGTGCCAAG TTGTATGAGTGTCAGGTACGAGATCGGATTCAGTTGCAGGGTAACAGAAGTTTATTAAGACAAAAGGCaaagacaacaacaaaacaagagTTCGACAATCACTGGGGGGGCCAAGCAAAGGAGACAGTCCATGGGGAGGGGACAGCAGACTCAAGCGCTCGGCCACAGAGGGAGAGGTGGCTCTGGGAGGGTGGAGGTGGTGGCGAGGGGCTGGGACGGCCTGGGGAGAGCAGCGGGGACCAGCCGAGAAAGCCCTGGCATGGACTACCCCACGACGGGGAGAGACGACACCACTTGGGGAGAGTTGAACCCACTACGGGAGAGACGAACCCACTTGGGCAGAGACAAACCCACTTTGGGAGATATGCAGACCACCCCGGGACACCTGAGCCCACACGGGGGAAGAAGCTCACGAGGCAGGCCGAGTGGTGGGTGACAGGCACTGAGTACGTGACAGGGCCACCACTGACGCCGGAAGGCCGGGAGGAGATCTTGGGGTACAGCACAGATCACAGCACAGATCAAAGTACTGGTGCCTAG